The window GATCTCGGCGCGCATGATCTTGGTGAGCGCAATCTCACCGACGCAATCGTCGGCGTTCACGGCGACACCGCTCCGCTTTCCTGGGAGCAGTCGCTCCCGCTCACAGACATGGAAGCGCCCGTCTCAGGCGATTCCGATAGGCCCCTCCCGTTCGAGGCGCTCGTCGGGGACTGGACAGGCACGCTCACCTACACCGACTACAGTGACGACACTAGACGGGCCACGCTGACCATCTCGGCCAACGGGCGCGCGCTGCGGCGCGGTGGCGTCCGGCTCGATCTGCGCTACGTGGAACCCGACGGCTCCTCCGGCGGCATGGGCACCACGACGCTCCGCGAGCGCCGTGGCCGGATCGAGTACGACGGCACCCCGTGGACCCAACTTGAGCGTGAGGTGCGCGTCGACGGCTTCCGCATCGTGTTGGAACGGGAGGGCGACGACAATCGTCGCCCGGCTACGATCCGTCACACCATCACCCTCGATGGCGAAGAGCTATCCGACCGCAAGGAGGTACGCTACGACGGCACCGACACCTTCTTTGAGCGCAACCTCTACCGCCTGACTCGTGCGGATTGACGCCCGTGCGGGAAGCGTGCGCTGGAGAGCATCGCCCAGATCGGACCACCCCATGTGTGGCTACGGCGGGTAACCTCACAGCAGCGTGCCCGCAACGTCAGAGTCTCACTTCTCCCCATCCCCTTCATTTCCATGTCTCGATTCTCGCTCGTCGCTCTTCTCGCGCTGCTCGCCGCGACGGTGCACGCCCAGCCCATCACCATCGCGCTCGACCTCGCGGACCGCGATCTCGACGGGATGACCGTTGGGGTGCGCGGCGACACGGCCCCGCTGTCGTGGGAGGCGTCGGTTTCGCTCACCGACCCCGATGGCGACGGCGTCTACACGGTCGACCTCGCCTTCTCCGACGGTACCGGGCGCGTGGCCTACAAGGCCGTCCTCGAACCCGAGGCGGGCGAAGTCGAGTGGGAGCCGGGGAGCAACCGCCTGCTCCTCCCCAGTGTGATGACGATGGACCGCCGCGGCTTCGGTGAGCCGCAGACCGACCTACCCGAACTCACCGTCACGCCCGCCGAACTCGCCGAGGACCTGGCGCTGCTCCGCGAGGCGATGGAGGCGCTGCATCCAGGCCTGCGGCTCCACAACACGGACGCTGACCTCGCCGTGGCAGCCGATCACCTCGCGGCTTCCGCCCGCGACCTCGCTGCGACGCACGGCGACGCGATTCCCGTGACGGTGGCCTACCTCCCCATCGCCCGGGCCGTGTCCGCGATCCGCGACGGTCATACGCAACTGAGCATGTACAATCAGACCAGCTACACCGAGGCGATCCTCTACGACCGCGCCGACCGCGTGCCGTTCACCTTCCGTCTCGTTGCCGACGATTTAGGTACGCGCATGCTCGTCACGGGCGACGCTACCACCGACCGTGTGCTGCCTGCTGGGACCGAGATTCTGACGCTCGACGGTCGCCCTGTCACGGAGGTCATCGACGCGCTGATGCCCTACGCCTCCGCGGACGGCAGCAACGATGCCAAGCGGATCGATCTCCTTCAGGTGCAGGACCTCCTCGCGCCCGCCGAGCGCTTCGATGTCGTCTACAGCCAGCACTTCGCGCCCGAGGGCGATCTCGCGCTCACCGTCCGCACGCCCGGCTCCTCTGGGACAAGCACCGAGCAGGCGCTCACCACCCCGCGCATGACCGCCGACGCGCGCCGCGACGTGCTCTGGGACCGCGACCCCGACCTGCCCCGCTCACGCGACGACCTGCTCCAGTACTCGTTCCTAGACGACGGGACCGCCTACCTCCGCATCGGCTCGTTCTCGACGTTCAACATGGACCTCGACTACGAAGCGTGGCTCACCGGTGCGTTCCAGGCGTTCCGCGAACGCGGGGCCGAGCGGCTCGTCGTGGACCTGCGCGGTAACGGGGGCGGTATGGACAACGCGGCGGCGCTGCTGCTCGCGCACCTACTGACCGAGCCCGTCGAGGTGACGCAGTGGCAGGGGCACACGGCCTACCAGACCATCCCCGAGGCCCTGCGCCCGCACGTCCGCTCATGGTCAAACGACTTCTACGACCTCGGCGATAGCGTCACGCCCAACGGCGACGGCACCTTTGCCCTCGCTCCGCGCTCGCCGGTGACCGTGTCCCCTGCTCCCGATGCCTTCGACGGGAAGGTCGCCGTGCTCATCGACGCGGGGCCGTCGTCGGCGACGTTCTATCTCGCCGACACGATCCAGCAGGCTGGCGCCGCGCCGCTCGTCGGGCAGACGACGGGCGGGAGCTTGAAGGGCCTCAACGGCGGCCAGATGGTCTTCCTCACCCTGCCGCATACCGGCTTTGCCGTGGACGTGCCGCTCTACGGCAGCCGCCCCGTCACGCCCGGCCCCGACCGCGGTGTCGCGCCCGACGTGCTCGTGGAGCCCAATGTCGATGCCATCGTCGCCAGGCGCGATCCTGAGTTGGAGGCGGCGCTGGCGTTGCTGTCGGAATAGCCGTGGGGGGCGTGGCTACGGCAGCGTCAGGCGCACGCCGAGGCCGACGCAGCCGCCATGCATGGGACCGTAGACGTAGGCCGTATCGAAGTTGGGCCCAAACGGATTCGCCGGGTCGATGAGCGGCGCGGGCTGCTGGTAGTTGAAAAGGTTCTCGCCCGCGAGGTAGACCTGCGCGAGTGTCCCGTCCGGGAGGTCGAAATCCTTCGTCACCTGCACGTTGTGCAGCGCGAACGTCGGCGAGGTGGTCGGGCGCTCGAACGGGGCCTCGTACTCCGGCAGAGCCATCGGGCCGGTGAGGTTCATCGTGTAGTCCACCGCGAAGCCGCGCGGCAGCATGTAGGTCGCGTTCACGACGCCCTGGAAGTCGGGCGCGAACTCCAGCGGGCGCGTCTCGCCGTCTTCATCGACGAACACGTCCATGAACGTCGCCCCGACGGTGTAGGTGAGCGGGATCGCGGTGAGGCTCTGCGAGAGCGTTAGCGAGACGCCCCGTGTGGTCGCGGAGCCGTCGAGGTTGGCGTAGACGATCCGCCCGGGCGTGTCGTAGTTCGGCTCGATCTTGTTGGTGAAGTAGGTGTAGAAGCCCTCCACGTCGATGGTGAGCGGGTTCGCACCGAACGGGACGATGTGCTGGAGGCTGACGGTGCCGTTGACGGAGCGCTCAGGCGCGAGGTCGTCGAGGAGGACGGTCGCGCGGGATCCGGTGTAGGCGGCGTGGTCCTCGGTGAAGAGGTTGACGATGCGAAAGCCGGTCCCGGCGTTGAGGCGCAGCGTCGTGTTGCGTCCCGGCGTCAGCTTGAGGCTCGCGCGCGGCGACGGAACGACGCCATAGTCCTCCTGATAATCCAGCCGGAGCCCGCCGAGGAGGCGCACCACGTCGGAGGCGACGTATTCGTGTTGCGCGAAGACGCCGGGGATAAGCCGGTCGTCCGGCGCGTTGTCGATCTCGGTGCCGTTGTCGTCGAAGACGCCGGTTGCCCCGGTGTTGTCGTCATAGCGCTGAGCACGGAGCGCGGCCCCGAAGAGCGTCGAGTGCTGCGACCCGAAGCGGACCGGCGCGATGAGCTGGGCGAACGCGGTCGTCTGGCGCGCCTGGTAGTCGGCGTCGCCGTAGAAGCTGTCCTGGTCGTGGTGGTTGAACGCGAGGTCGAGCTTCACGCCCCGGCGCGGCGCGAGGTGGACGCTGCCGACGGCCTCGATGCGGTGCGTGCGGATCGTCTCGCCGTAGATCTGGTCCGAGCCGCGCAACGCTTCGGAGAAGTTCTCGATGAAGGCCTCCGTGCCGCCGAGGCGGTCCTCGTAGTAGTAGCGCACCGAAAGGTCGGCCTGCTTGAAGCCGTCGCGCGTGGCGAGCGCGGCCTTGCCGAAAAGCGAGAACCGCGTGTTGAGCGGTGTATCGGCAAAGGCGTCGTTGTTGTCATCATGGAAGGTGTTGTTGTAGAACGCCGTCGCCGAAACCAATGTGGCGAACCGCCCGCGCGTGGGCACCACACCCACGTCGGCCGCGAACTCGCTGTGGGTCGTTCCGAACGTGTTCACGGCGAGGCGCGGGGCCGTCTGCGGGGTTTTCGTGATGATGTTGATCACGCCGCCCATCGCCTCGGAGCCATAGAGCGTCGACATCGGCCCCTTGATGACCTCGACCTGCTGGATGAGGCTCGGGCTGATGCCGTTGAGCCCGTAGACCGTCGCGAGGCTGCTCATGATCGGCATACCGTCGATGAGCACCGCCGTGTAGGGGCCATCCATGCCGTTGATACGGAGGTTGTTGGTCCTGCACACCGCGCAGTCGACCTGCTGGTAGAGCCCGTTGACGTTTTCGAGCACCTCCATGATGTTGGCGGTCGGGATCTTCTCCAAGTAGCGCGGCGACACCACGTCGACCTTCACGGGCGAGTCGCGCACGAACGTCTCTTGCATCGTGCCGGTCACAACGACCGTCTCGGTCTGGCTGACCGTTGCGGTGAGTTCGAAGGCCACGGTTGCACGCCCGCCGCTGGTCACGGTGACCGCCTGCGTTTGCGCTGCGAAGCCTACCGCCGAGGCCGTGAGGTCGACCGTCCCCGCAGGCACGCCGTCGATCTCGAAGCGCCCGTCGAGGTCGGCTGCCGCCCCGAGCGCGGTCCCGCGCACACCGATGGAGGCGAACGGCACGGCCTCGCCGTCGGCGTCGGTCACGCGGCCCTCGATGAGGCCCTGGGCGACGGCCGCCGGCGCGAGCAGGGTGAGGAGGAGCAGGAGCAGGGAGCGGGGCATGATGGTGATGGTTGTGATGTGCTCGGTGCGGCTCCCCCTGTTCAGATCGACAATCGCTGCGCGCTTGCGTCGATCTGAACTGTCCCCCTCGATTTCGAGGGGGACAGTTTGACCGCCGTTCAGGCGTGTCAAACAGGGGGAGCCGACCCGGCAGAAGTCACCCTCCTGGCGGCGTAGCCTGCGTTTGCTCGGCGTAGGAGGCGAAGTCGGTGTGTTGGTAGGCGTCGGTGGCGACGTAGGCAAGCAGCAGCGCGAAGGCGCCGGTGGTCTGTGCCCCTTGGACACGCGTGATGGGTGTGCCGTCTGGTTCGAGGAGGACGAAGGTGGGCGTGCCCGCCGCGCCGAAGTGCTGCGCCCAGGCGAAGGGCGAGCGCGTGTGGTCGCCGAGCGTGAGGCGCGACTCGTGGTCGGCGTAGTCGAGTTCGGCGTGGGCGAAACGGGCTAGGAGCGGCGCGACCTCCGGGAAGACGGCGGCTTCCATCTGGCGGCATGGCCCGCACCACGCCGCGTGGACGTAGATGAGCACGTGTTGCTCCGTCGCGGCAGCCTTGGCGAAGGCGTCCGGCAGCGACGCCCACGTCACGTCCTCCGCGACGCTCGCCGGACCGGGCGAGGCGTGCACGAGAAGCGCGAGTAGGAAGGCCGTGAAAAACATTTTTTGGTCAGCCTAAATTGACTTAGGTGAACCTAAAAAATATCTTGATCTCTGTCAAGCCTCCCCTGCTTCCTTCACCGCGCCGTCATGCAGACGCAAGCCATCGAGGACTACGCCAAGGCTATCTACGACCTCACCCGCGGCGCAGACGCCGTGGGCACCTCGGCCCTTGCCGAGCGGCTGAACGTTGCACCCGCGTCCGTGACGGGCATGCTCAAGAAGCTCGCGGCGATGAACCTCGTCGTCTACGAGCGCTACCACGGCGCGGCGCTCACCGAGGCCGGACGCAAGCTCGCCGTCGAGGTGATCCGCCACCACCGGCTCGTGGAGGCCTACCTCCACCAGGCGCTCGGCGTCCCGTGGGACCGCGTCCATGCCGAGGCTGAGCAATGGGAGCACGTCCTTTCCGAGGATCTCGAAGCCCGCATCGACGAGGCGCTCGGCCACCCGACGCACGACCCACACGGCGCGCCGATCCCAACGCCCGACCTCCGCCTCGTGGAGCCCGACTGGCCTGCCCTCGTCACGCTCGATGCTGGAGCCAGCGGCATCGTCGCCGAGGTGAGCGACCATGACGCGGAGCTACTGCGCTACGTTGGCAGCCTCGGCCTCTACCCCGAGACGCCCTTCGAGGTCGTCGCCGTGGCCCCATTCGATGGCCCGATCTCGGTGCGCCTCACTGCATCGGACGCGGCCTCCGACGTGCACCCGGTTGGCTTCGCCGCGGCTCAGCACATCTATGTAAAACCGGCGGCGTAGCTCCGTCTTGCCTCCTACTTGACCTCCCCATCATGCCTCGTTCCTTCGACAGAATACTGTTGGCCTTAGTCGTGCTGCTTGGACTAGGGCTTCCTGCGTGCGCGGACACCTCCAATGAGGTCCCGCTCGCCGAGCGCGAACTGCGCATCGTCGCGACGACGAGCATGCTGGCGGACCTCGCGCGCGAGGTGGGTGGCGAGCATGTGACCGTGACCGGGCTGATGGGGCCGGGCATCGACCCGCACCTCTACCGGCCCACCGAGGGCAACGTGCAGACGATGACCGAGGCCGACCTCGTGCTGCTCAACGGCCTCGACCTCGAAGGCAAGATGGGCGAGGTCTTCCAGCAACTCGACCGCCTTGGGATCCCGTCGGTTGCTGTCGCGGAGGAGGCGGTCCCCGAAGGGCGGCGCCTCAATGCTGAGGGCTATGCGGGGTCGTTCGACCCGCACGTCTGGATGGACGTGGCTCGCTGGCAGGACGCAGTGGCGCTCGTAGGCGCGACGCTCACCGAGGTGGACCCAGCGCACGCTGAGAGCTACCAAGCCAATGCCACGGCCTACCACGAAGCCCTGGCCCCGCTCGACGCCTACGTGCGTGAGCAGATCGCCACGATCCCCGAGGGCCAACGCGTCCTCATCACCGCGCACGACGCGTTCAGCTACTTCGGCGAGGCCTACGGGATTGCCGTGCGTGGCCTCCAGGGCCTCTCGACGGACGCCGAAGCCGGGACGGCCGACGTGCAGCGCCTCGCCGAGTTCGTCGCCGAACGCCGCATCCCGGCCATGTTCGTCGAGTCGTCCATCTCGCCGCGCTCCATCGAGGCCGTGCAGGCCGCCGTGCGCAGCCGCGGCTTCGACGTGGCT of the Bacteroidota bacterium genome contains:
- a CDS encoding metal-dependent transcriptional regulator is translated as MQTQAIEDYAKAIYDLTRGADAVGTSALAERLNVAPASVTGMLKKLAAMNLVVYERYHGAALTEAGRKLAVEVIRHHRLVEAYLHQALGVPWDRVHAEAEQWEHVLSEDLEARIDEALGHPTHDPHGAPIPTPDLRLVEPDWPALVTLDAGASGIVAEVSDHDAELLRYVGSLGLYPETPFEVVAVAPFDGPISVRLTASDAASDVHPVGFAAAQHIYVKPAA
- a CDS encoding S41 family peptidase; the protein is MSRFSLVALLALLAATVHAQPITIALDLADRDLDGMTVGVRGDTAPLSWEASVSLTDPDGDGVYTVDLAFSDGTGRVAYKAVLEPEAGEVEWEPGSNRLLLPSVMTMDRRGFGEPQTDLPELTVTPAELAEDLALLREAMEALHPGLRLHNTDADLAVAADHLAASARDLAATHGDAIPVTVAYLPIARAVSAIRDGHTQLSMYNQTSYTEAILYDRADRVPFTFRLVADDLGTRMLVTGDATTDRVLPAGTEILTLDGRPVTEVIDALMPYASADGSNDAKRIDLLQVQDLLAPAERFDVVYSQHFAPEGDLALTVRTPGSSGTSTEQALTTPRMTADARRDVLWDRDPDLPRSRDDLLQYSFLDDGTAYLRIGSFSTFNMDLDYEAWLTGAFQAFRERGAERLVVDLRGNGGGMDNAAALLLAHLLTEPVEVTQWQGHTAYQTIPEALRPHVRSWSNDFYDLGDSVTPNGDGTFALAPRSPVTVSPAPDAFDGKVAVLIDAGPSSATFYLADTIQQAGAAPLVGQTTGGSLKGLNGGQMVFLTLPHTGFAVDVPLYGSRPVTPGPDRGVAPDVLVEPNVDAIVARRDPELEAALALLSE
- a CDS encoding zinc ABC transporter substrate-binding protein — translated: MPRSFDRILLALVVLLGLGLPACADTSNEVPLAERELRIVATTSMLADLAREVGGEHVTVTGLMGPGIDPHLYRPTEGNVQTMTEADLVLLNGLDLEGKMGEVFQQLDRLGIPSVAVAEEAVPEGRRLNAEGYAGSFDPHVWMDVARWQDAVALVGATLTEVDPAHAESYQANATAYHEALAPLDAYVREQIATIPEGQRVLITAHDAFSYFGEAYGIAVRGLQGLSTDAEAGTADVQRLAEFVAERRIPAMFVESSISPRSIEAVQAAVRSRGFDVAVGGTLYSDALGPADSGADTYVGMIRHNVDTMVGALAQVEG
- a CDS encoding thioredoxin family protein, with the protein product MFFTAFLLALLVHASPGPASVAEDVTWASLPDAFAKAAATEQHVLIYVHAAWCGPCRQMEAAVFPEVAPLLARFAHAELDYADHESRLTLGDHTRSPFAWAQHFGAAGTPTFVLLEPDGTPITRVQGAQTTGAFALLLAYVATDAYQHTDFASYAEQTQATPPGG
- a CDS encoding TonB-dependent receptor; the encoded protein is MPRSLLLLLLTLLAPAAVAQGLIEGRVTDADGEAVPFASIGVRGTALGAAADLDGRFEIDGVPAGTVDLTASAVGFAAQTQAVTVTSGGRATVAFELTATVSQTETVVVTGTMQETFVRDSPVKVDVVSPRYLEKIPTANIMEVLENVNGLYQQVDCAVCRTNNLRINGMDGPYTAVLIDGMPIMSSLATVYGLNGISPSLIQQVEVIKGPMSTLYGSEAMGGVINIITKTPQTAPRLAVNTFGTTHSEFAADVGVVPTRGRFATLVSATAFYNNTFHDDNNDAFADTPLNTRFSLFGKAALATRDGFKQADLSVRYYYEDRLGGTEAFIENFSEALRGSDQIYGETIRTHRIEAVGSVHLAPRRGVKLDLAFNHHDQDSFYGDADYQARQTTAFAQLIAPVRFGSQHSTLFGAALRAQRYDDNTGATGVFDDNGTEIDNAPDDRLIPGVFAQHEYVASDVVRLLGGLRLDYQEDYGVVPSPRASLKLTPGRNTTLRLNAGTGFRIVNLFTEDHAAYTGSRATVLLDDLAPERSVNGTVSLQHIVPFGANPLTIDVEGFYTYFTNKIEPNYDTPGRIVYANLDGSATTRGVSLTLSQSLTAIPLTYTVGATFMDVFVDEDGETRPLEFAPDFQGVVNATYMLPRGFAVDYTMNLTGPMALPEYEAPFERPTTSPTFALHNVQVTKDFDLPDGTLAQVYLAGENLFNYQQPAPLIDPANPFGPNFDTAYVYGPMHGGCVGLGVRLTLP